From the Bacteroidia bacterium genome, one window contains:
- a CDS encoding YifB family Mg chelatase-like AAA ATPase, with translation MISTVNSAATHGINAYLVTVETHLEQQVPGFVVVGLPDNAVRESRERVTAAIKNSAYHFPIRRIVVNLAPADVRKEGSAFDLPVAMGILNAAEFVDGKLFPDTVFLGELALDGSLRPVHGALSITIEARRRGMRRIILPEANAREAAMVQGIDIHPCTSLTEAAEIANGTHPSAKPFRVDVEAVFREQQCRAIVDFADVKGQENVKRALEVSAAGGHNIILIGPPGSGKTMLAKRIPTILPPLDFDEALETTRIHSVAGLLSPGAAIVATRPFRSPHHTISDAALVGGGIGYARPGEISLAHNGVLFLDELPEFARNVLEVLRQPLEEGSVTIARSKMSIEYPADFMLVAAMNPCPCGNYGNPLQECSCTDQQIQKYMGRISGPLLDRIDIHIGCPQVKYQELASERRGESSGIIRARVQKARDRQRERFAHRHGLHCNASMTSQDIQKFCSVDEACKALLKHAITVLGLSARAYDRILKVSRTIADLAAAPTITAEHVSEAIQYRDLDRRV, from the coding sequence ATGATCTCAACAGTCAACAGTGCGGCAACGCATGGCATCAACGCATATCTCGTCACCGTGGAAACACATCTGGAACAACAGGTCCCGGGTTTCGTTGTTGTGGGGCTCCCGGACAACGCCGTCCGCGAGAGTCGCGAACGCGTGACCGCGGCCATCAAGAACTCGGCGTATCACTTTCCGATACGGCGCATCGTCGTCAATCTCGCCCCCGCCGATGTGCGGAAGGAGGGGTCCGCTTTCGATCTGCCGGTCGCCATGGGCATTCTCAACGCGGCCGAATTTGTGGACGGGAAGCTCTTTCCCGACACGGTCTTTTTAGGTGAACTGGCGCTGGACGGGAGTCTCCGTCCGGTACACGGCGCGCTGTCCATCACGATAGAGGCGCGGCGACGGGGGATGCGACGTATCATTCTCCCCGAGGCAAACGCACGTGAAGCGGCCATGGTGCAGGGTATTGATATTCACCCCTGCACGTCCCTTACCGAAGCCGCGGAAATAGCGAACGGCACGCATCCCAGCGCAAAACCGTTTCGTGTGGATGTGGAAGCGGTATTTCGTGAACAGCAATGCCGCGCCATCGTGGATTTCGCCGATGTGAAGGGACAGGAAAACGTGAAACGCGCTCTGGAGGTATCGGCCGCGGGCGGACATAACATCATTCTCATCGGTCCGCCGGGATCGGGTAAAACAATGCTCGCAAAGCGTATACCGACGATTCTTCCCCCTCTGGATTTCGACGAGGCGCTGGAGACAACGCGCATTCACTCCGTAGCCGGCCTCTTGAGCCCCGGGGCCGCCATCGTCGCCACGAGACCATTCCGTTCACCGCATCATACCATCAGCGATGCCGCGCTGGTGGGCGGAGGCATTGGGTACGCAAGACCCGGGGAAATCAGTCTGGCGCATAACGGCGTGCTGTTCCTGGATGAACTTCCGGAGTTCGCGCGTAATGTGCTGGAAGTCTTGCGGCAACCGCTCGAAGAGGGTAGCGTCACAATTGCGCGATCCAAAATGTCCATCGAGTATCCCGCTGATTTCATGCTTGTCGCTGCGATGAATCCCTGCCCTTGCGGGAACTACGGTAATCCGCTTCAGGAATGCTCCTGCACGGATCAGCAGATACAAAAATATATGGGACGCATATCAGGGCCTTTGCTGGATCGCATTGACATCCATATCGGATGTCCGCAGGTCAAGTATCAGGAACTGGCCAGCGAACGACGCGGAGAGTCGTCCGGCATCATCCGTGCGAGGGTGCAGAAAGCCCGCGACCGGCAGCGCGAGCGTTTTGCGCACCGTCACGGATTACACTGCAACGCCTCGATGACATCGCAGGATATTCAGAAATTCTGCTCGGTCGATGAAGCGTGCAAAGCCCTGCTCAAGCATGCGATAACCGTACTCGGCCTGAGCGCCCGCGCCTACGACCGCATCCTCAAGGTAAGCCGCACCATCGCAGACCTTGCCGCTGCTCCCACAATTACAGCTGAACATGTCTCCGAGGCGATACAGTACCGCGATCTCGACAGACGCGTCTGA
- a CDS encoding WecB/TagA/CpsF family glycosyltransferase, with the protein MAQTIPRKGALFGIDLLVGEYDAMLSAIDNEPLPVSVAYGHFDVLMRCRKDALLRSVLSACSLTYPDGIGARFAFRLMHGGPVARINATDMNHRLLQRCIAQGHRIAMIGALPGTINRLRMTMHRLGVPDNRLLIRHGYGEIDDSDTVELIRRFAPDVLFIGMGTPKQFEWYAAHADFALAPRVVLTGGFFEILSGTKPRAPLWMQYLGLEWLHRLMLEPGRLWRRYILGIPQFLLLLVAMKLGIIKR; encoded by the coding sequence GTGGCTCAGACCATTCCTCGAAAAGGTGCGTTGTTCGGCATCGACCTGCTGGTCGGCGAATACGATGCCATGCTTTCTGCAATAGACAACGAGCCCCTGCCGGTGTCCGTCGCCTATGGGCACTTCGACGTGCTGATGCGTTGCCGCAAGGATGCTCTCCTCCGATCCGTTCTGTCCGCCTGCTCACTCACCTATCCCGACGGAATAGGCGCTCGCTTTGCGTTTCGACTCATGCACGGCGGCCCGGTTGCGAGGATAAACGCCACGGACATGAATCATCGCTTGCTCCAGCGCTGCATTGCTCAGGGACATCGTATCGCCATGATCGGCGCCCTGCCGGGAACGATCAACAGGCTGCGCATGACCATGCACCGGCTGGGCGTGCCCGATAACCGCCTGCTCATCCGTCACGGGTATGGAGAAATCGACGATTCGGATACTGTCGAGCTCATCAGGCGATTCGCTCCGGATGTCCTCTTCATCGGCATGGGTACTCCGAAGCAGTTCGAGTGGTATGCCGCACATGCGGATTTCGCCCTGGCGCCACGTGTCGTTCTCACTGGCGGATTTTTCGAAATCCTCTCGGGGACGAAACCTCGCGCACCGCTGTGGATGCAGTATCTCGGACTCGAATGGCTCCATCGTCTGATGCTGGAACCTGGTCGACTCTGGAGACGGTACATTCTTGGCATCCCGCAGTTCCTCTTACTGCTCGTTGCCATGAAGCTTGGTATCATCAAACGATAG